A window of the Cucurbita pepo subsp. pepo cultivar mu-cu-16 chromosome LG01, ASM280686v2, whole genome shotgun sequence genome harbors these coding sequences:
- the LOC111799446 gene encoding U-box domain-containing protein 45-like: protein MDVPEVEEIFFAAGDAKLHGEMYKKLAAIYGQVMSIFPSLEAARPRSKTGIQALCSLHVALEKAKNTLQHCSESSKLYLAITGDAVLAKFEKARCSLEASLICVEDIVSQSIGFQIQPIVNELKDTVFLLDPLEKQVGDDIIALLLQERKFDDSNGHNELEHFHMAATKLGITSSKAALTERRALKRLVERARLEEDKRKESIVAYLLHLMRKYSKLFRSEVLDDTDSQGGSTPCSPTVRCSLEDNGLTANGQAFEQQLSKLSSFNFKPNYRTSGKMPLPPEELRCPISLQLMYDPVIIDSGQTYERICIEKWFSDGHKTCPKTQQRLSHLSMTPNYSVKGLIANWCEHNGVPIPDGPPTSLDLNYWRLALSDSESGTSRSVDNVGGSHTLKEVKVVPLEESGSIKVDEENEADDNTCTEESSNFITLESCVNFMTVLTEEGDFRTKCRVVEQIRLALKDDDEARILMGANGFAEALMEFLTLALIEENADAQESGAMALFNLSVNNNRNREMMIAAGVISLLENMILKPNLHGPATALYLNLSCLEDAKPIISSSRAVPFLIQLLTRNGESQTKLDALHTLYNLSTTPSIIPVLLSAGIIAGLQSFIAAPSDSTWTETSLAILINIASSQLGIEQITSAPELISGLAAIVDAGERAEQEQAVSCLLTLCRGSERCSQMVLQEGVIPGLVAVTVNGSSRGKIKAQKLLMLFREQRQKDTADTIQQRDGNSDAAAMAAPDYKPLCKSVSKKKMGKALSFFAKSKRFSLYQC, encoded by the exons TTGCATGGAGAAATGTACAAGAAGCTCGCTGCAATTTATGGTCAAGTTATGTCAATTTTCCCTTCCTTGGAAGCAGCACGACCTAGGAGCAAAACTGGTATTCAGGCTTTGTGTTCGTTACATGTTGCTCTTGAGAAGGCCAAGAATACTCTTCAGCATTGCTCGGAGTCCAGTAAACTCTACTTG GCTATAACTGGAGATGCTGTTCTAGCCAAATTTGAGAAGGCAAGATGTTCTCTTGAAGCTAGTCTTATATGCGTTGAAGATATTGTCTCACAATCAATTGGATTTCAG ATTCAGCCAATAGTGAACGAACTCAAGGACACTGTTTTCTTACTGGATCCACTCGAGAAACAGGTTGGTGATGATATCATTGCACTACTCttgcaagaaagaaaatttgatgattCCAATGGCCACAATGAGCTAGAGCATTTTCATATGGCTGCCACGAAACTTGGAATTACCTCATCCAAAGCAGCCCTCACAGAGAGGAGAGCTCTTAAGAGACTTGTAGAACGAGCTCGCTTAGAAGAAGACAAGCGAAAGGAATCAATTGTAGCTTATCTTTTGCATCTCATGAGGAAGTATTCTAAGTTATTTAGAAGTGAGGTATTGGATGACACCGACTCACAGGGTGGATCAACTCCTTGTTCTCCTACTGTTCGGTGTTCTCTCGAGGACAATGGACTTACAGCAAACGGTCAAGCCTTTGAACAGCAGCTTTCAAAGCTTAGTTCCTTTAATTTCAAGCCGAATTATAGGACATCAGGGAAGATGCCTCTTCCACCCGAGGAGTTGAGGTGTCCAATATCATTGCAGCTAATGTACGATCCTGTAATAATTGATTCTGGGCAAACATATGAAAGGATCTGCATAGAAAAGTGGTTCAGTGATGGTCATAAAACCTGCCCGAAGACCCAACAGAGGCTCTCCCACCTGTCCATGACGCCTAATTATTCTGTGAAGGGTCTCATTGCTAATTGGTGTGAACATAATGGTGTTCCGATCCCTGATGGTCCACCAACGTCACTTGATCTGAATTATTGGAGGCTTGCATTGTCTGATTCTGAGTCTGGAACATCAAGATCTGTGGACAATGTCGGTGGCTCTCACACGTTGAAGGAAGTTAAGGTAGTTCCTTTGGAAGAAAGTGGATCAATTAAagttgatgaagaaaatgaagcagaTGATAATACATGCACGGAGGAGTCGTCTAATTTCATTACACTGGAGAGTTGTGTAAATTTTATGACAGTATTGACTGAAGAGGGAGACTTCAGAACAAAATGTAGGGTTGTGGAGCAGATAAGACTTGCACTgaaggatgatgatgaagCTCGAATTTTGATGGGAGCCAATGGCTTTGCTGAAGCACTTATGGAATTCCTAACTTTAGCTCTGATTGAAGAAAACGCTGATGCTCAGGAAAGTGGAGCCATGGCTCTCTTCAATCTTTCTGTCAACAACAACAG aaaCAGGGAAATGATGATTGCAGCGGGTGTAATCTCGTTATTAGAGAACATGATTTTGAAACCCAATTTACATGGACCTGCAACAGCTCTGTATTTGAATCTTTCCTGCCTAGAAGATGCCAAACCCATCATTAGTTCGAGTAGAGCCGTTCCTTTCCTGATCCAGCTGCTTACTCGTAACGGCGAATCCCAAACCAAGCTCGATGCGCTTCATACCCTCTATAACCTTTCAACCACGCCCTCCATCATTCCTGTTCTTCTCTCCGCTGGTATTATCGCTGGACTTCAATCCTTCATCGCAGCTCCGAGCGACAGCACGTGGACAGAGACTTCCTTAGCTATCTTAATAAACATAGCTTCAAGCCAGTTGGGTATAGAACAAATAACTTCGGCTCCAGAGCTTATCAGTGGGTTGGCAGCAATCGTGGACGCCGGCGAACGCGCCGAGCAGGAGCAAGCTGTCTCGTGTTTGTTGACTTTGTGTAGAGGGAGTGAAAGATGCAGTCAAATGGTGTTACAAGAAGGAGTGATTCCGGGATTGGTGGCAGTTACAGTAAATGGGAGTTCAAGAGGGAAAATAAAAGCTCAAAAACTTCTGATGTTGTTTAGGGAGCAGAGGCAAAAAGACACAGCCGATACCATTCAGCAGCGAGATGGAAATAGCGACGCAGCAGCCATGGCTGCTCCAGACTATAAGCCATTATGCAAATCAGTGTCGAAGAAAAAGATGGGGAAAGCTTTAAGCTTTTTTGCGAAGAGCAAACGATTTTCACTCTACCAATGTTGA